One genomic window of Mustela erminea isolate mMusErm1 chromosome 13, mMusErm1.Pri, whole genome shotgun sequence includes the following:
- the CETN1 gene encoding centrin-1 yields MASSYKKSNVASTSQKRKVGPKPELTEDQKQEVREAFDLFDADGSGTIDVKELKVAMRALGFEPRKEEMKKMISEVDKEGTGKISFNDFLAVMTQKMAEKDTKEEILKAFRLFDDDETGKISFKNLKRVANELGENLTDEELQEMIDEADRDGDGEVNEEEFLRIMKKTSLY; encoded by the coding sequence ATGGCTTCCAGCTACAAGAAGTCAAACGTGGCCTCTACCAGCCAGAAAAGAAAGGTGGGTCCTAAGCCTGAACTCACGGAAGATCAGAAGCAAGAAGTTCGCGAAGCATTTGACCTCTTCGATGCCGACGGAAGTGGGACCATCGACGTGAAGGAGCTGAAGGTGGCCATGAGAGCGCTGGGCTTTGAACccaggaaggaagagatgaagaagatgaTCTCCGAAGTAGACAAAGAAGGCACAGGGAAAATCAGCTTCAATGACTTTTTGGCCGTCATGACTCAGAAGATGGCCGAGAAAGACACCAAAGAAGAAATCCTGAAGGCTTTCAGGCTCTTTGATGATGATGAAACTGGGAAGATCTCCTTCAAAAACCTAAAGCGCGTGGCCAACGAGTTAGGGGAAAACCTCACCGACGAGGAGCTGCAGGAAATGATAGATGAAGCCGATCGGGATGGAGATGGCGAAGTGAACGAGGAAGAATTTCTTCGGATCATGAAAAAGACCAGCTTGTATTAA